From Pedobacter indicus, a single genomic window includes:
- a CDS encoding acyltransferase family protein — protein MKISIKSLRRITSKGEFIPEIDGLRFLAITPVVLMHADTNYLRTFDSSLHIQSDVYNQIINDGWKGVWLFFGISGFILSYFFAKHFYINKRSMNELNLRTYYVRRLTRLEPPFLISMTIFFIFSALYLYDFKSLFSNFLGSITYLHNIIFGRWSPINPVTWSLEVEVQFYMLAPFLSAFFFLLKENLRNFLLCAFIIAIPLVVLHENSLFITNPHLSMTIPVFIQHFLVGILFTSIYTGSYWERIRKNNFIWDIITVIAIIFIFTDNTISHFAFDLCLLLILIGAFKGTVINKIFCNSIVTTIGGMCYSIYLIHYGIIYGLSRILGLVTFKSALINYLFHMTITMIVVLFISVIFYKYFERPFMDRHWPHKLRTRIEKIIKKSKRLSPIFGKSILK, from the coding sequence ATGAAAATATCGATAAAATCTCTACGACGGATTACTTCAAAAGGAGAATTCATACCTGAAATAGATGGACTTCGGTTCCTAGCAATTACGCCAGTTGTTCTGATGCACGCCGACACCAATTATTTAAGAACTTTTGACTCCTCGTTGCATATACAATCCGACGTCTATAATCAAATCATTAATGATGGATGGAAGGGCGTCTGGTTGTTTTTCGGTATTAGTGGGTTTATTCTATCCTATTTCTTTGCCAAACATTTTTACATAAACAAAAGAAGTATGAACGAGCTCAACCTAAGAACGTATTATGTGAGAAGATTGACTAGATTAGAGCCTCCGTTTTTAATATCAATGACGATATTTTTTATATTTTCCGCGCTTTATCTATATGACTTCAAATCATTATTTTCCAATTTCTTAGGTTCTATAACTTATCTGCACAATATAATATTCGGACGATGGTCGCCAATAAATCCAGTTACTTGGTCGCTAGAAGTTGAAGTACAATTCTACATGCTCGCACCATTTCTAAGCGCATTTTTCTTTCTTCTTAAAGAGAATCTTCGAAATTTTCTTTTGTGCGCTTTCATCATTGCTATACCGCTAGTGGTATTACATGAAAACAGTCTATTTATTACTAATCCCCACCTAAGTATGACTATCCCCGTCTTTATACAACATTTTTTAGTTGGTATTCTTTTTACATCAATTTATACGGGTTCATATTGGGAAAGGATTAGAAAAAACAATTTCATATGGGATATTATTACCGTTATTGCGATAATCTTTATTTTTACTGATAATACGATTAGTCACTTCGCATTCGACTTATGTCTTTTGCTCATTTTGATAGGAGCTTTCAAAGGTACGGTCATTAATAAGATATTTTGCAATTCTATTGTTACAACGATCGGTGGCATGTGTTATAGTATATACTTGATACACTATGGCATTATATACGGCCTATCTAGAATTTTAGGTTTGGTGACTTTTAAATCTGCGCTTATAAACTATTTGTTCCATATGACCATAACAATGATTGTTGTGTTATTTATATCTGTAATTTTTTATAAGTATTTCGAACGTCCATTCATGGATCGACATTGGCCCCATAAACTACGGACACGCATTGAAAAGATTATAAAAAAATCGAAAAGGTTATCACCAATCTTTGGAAAGTCTATCCTAAAGTAA
- a CDS encoding glycosyltransferase family 2 protein — translation MELFFWISFGIIVYTFVGYGAVLYLFVRIKRALKNKKPAVIKNHNTLPTCSVLIAAYNEESCIRQKIENTLALNYPEHLINYIIVTDGSTDSTNQIVSEYPAVNLLFEPKRSGKINAIHRSMSLISSDVVVFTDANTFLNEDALLNICRHYTNPQVGGVAGEKRIYTDEKADASSAGEGFYWKYESKLKEWDSELNTAIGAAGELFSIRRELYQAVPSDTILDDFMISMQIAMQGYKIVYEPEAYALETSSSNVREELKRKIRIATGGIQSIINLKSLLNPLAYGLLSFQYLSHRVLRWSITPLLLIITFILNGLLVIDAEGLIYNLMLGSQVAFYLLAFLGYRLEKKELKLKIAFIPYYFCVMNYAVIVGTFKYFTTKRSAVWEKAERKDLIPIS, via the coding sequence ATGGAATTATTTTTCTGGATAAGTTTTGGTATTATAGTATACACCTTTGTTGGCTATGGTGCTGTGTTATACCTTTTCGTAAGGATAAAAAGAGCTTTAAAAAATAAAAAACCAGCGGTTATCAAGAACCACAATACCTTACCAACGTGTAGTGTGCTAATCGCAGCTTACAACGAGGAAAGCTGTATCCGACAAAAGATTGAAAACACCCTTGCTTTAAATTATCCAGAGCATTTGATAAACTATATTATCGTTACCGACGGTTCGACTGATTCTACGAATCAGATTGTCTCAGAATACCCCGCCGTTAATTTACTATTTGAGCCAAAACGCAGCGGTAAAATAAATGCTATACATAGATCGATGAGTTTAATCAGCTCTGACGTCGTGGTTTTCACAGATGCAAATACCTTTTTAAATGAAGACGCATTGCTCAATATCTGCAGACATTATACCAATCCGCAGGTAGGTGGTGTCGCGGGAGAAAAACGTATATATACAGACGAAAAAGCAGATGCAAGCAGTGCTGGCGAAGGGTTCTACTGGAAATATGAATCCAAATTAAAGGAGTGGGATTCAGAACTGAACACGGCCATCGGTGCAGCGGGTGAGCTGTTCAGCATTCGCCGGGAGCTCTACCAGGCAGTGCCTAGCGATACGATCTTAGATGATTTTATGATCTCCATGCAGATTGCTATGCAAGGCTACAAGATCGTTTATGAGCCTGAAGCTTACGCACTGGAAACATCCTCTTCCAATGTCAGGGAAGAGTTAAAACGAAAAATCCGGATCGCTACGGGCGGAATACAATCGATTATAAACCTAAAATCGTTATTAAACCCTTTGGCTTATGGGTTACTGAGTTTTCAGTACCTAAGCCACAGGGTTTTACGCTGGAGTATCACACCTTTACTATTGATTATAACCTTTATATTGAACGGGCTACTTGTGATTGACGCTGAAGGCTTGATTTATAACCTGATGCTTGGGTCGCAAGTGGCTTTTTATTTACTCGCCTTCCTGGGTTATCGTTTAGAAAAGAAAGAATTGAAATTAAAAATTGCCTTTATCCCCTATTATTTCTGTGTGATGAATTATGCAGTAATTGTCGGAACATTCAAATATTTCACGACGAAAAGAAGTGCGGTATGGGAAAAAGCAGAGAGGAAAGACTTAATACCTATATCATAA
- a CDS encoding glycosyltransferase family 2 protein translates to MERTTIISVNYNQPQVTIDFLKSVKKYTDVGSTELILVDNGSLINHEDTFKNIYPELIYIRSDKNLGFAGGNNLAVPAATGDFLLFLNNDTELTEGLIPTMIEEFKKNPQIGLLSPLIIYHENKTKIQYAGFSNMNYLTCRNRGIGNLETDTNQYDQISEETGYAHGAAMMCRRKDLDEVGLMEENYFLYYEELDWCEKFRRTGKKIWFTGKAKIYHKESISVGKESSLKTYFLYRNRMLFIRKNTNAFNTFLFSIFYLTIACPKAIASYALQKRKDLIPWVIRAIAWNFSNKTTSTTLGYKLIN, encoded by the coding sequence ATGGAGAGAACTACGATCATATCGGTCAATTACAATCAACCGCAGGTGACTATCGATTTTCTAAAGTCGGTTAAGAAGTATACGGACGTCGGCTCTACAGAACTTATTCTGGTTGACAACGGCAGTCTGATAAATCATGAAGACACCTTCAAGAATATCTACCCCGAGCTTATTTACATTCGTTCAGATAAAAACTTGGGTTTTGCGGGAGGGAATAATTTAGCAGTACCGGCCGCAACCGGAGATTTTCTGCTCTTTCTAAATAATGATACAGAACTAACAGAAGGGCTGATCCCCACCATGATTGAAGAATTTAAAAAGAATCCGCAAATAGGGCTTCTCTCCCCTCTTATTATTTATCACGAAAACAAAACGAAGATACAGTACGCAGGCTTCTCAAATATGAATTACCTGACCTGTAGAAATAGAGGTATTGGCAATCTTGAAACTGATACAAATCAGTACGACCAAATCAGTGAAGAAACGGGCTATGCCCATGGTGCGGCAATGATGTGCCGGCGGAAAGACCTGGATGAGGTGGGCTTGATGGAAGAGAATTATTTTCTGTATTACGAAGAACTGGATTGGTGCGAAAAGTTTCGGAGAACCGGAAAGAAAATTTGGTTTACGGGTAAAGCGAAGATATATCACAAGGAATCAATCTCCGTTGGAAAAGAAAGCAGTTTAAAGACCTACTTTTTATATAGAAACCGGATGCTCTTTATTCGAAAAAACACGAATGCGTTCAACACGTTTTTGTTTAGCATATTTTACTTAACAATTGCCTGTCCGAAAGCAATTGCCAGCTATGCTCTACAAAAACGAAAAGACCTGATTCCTTGGGTAATTAGAGCCATTGCATGGAACTTCAGCAACAAGACAACTAGCACAACTTTAGGGTATAAATTGATTAATTGA
- a CDS encoding UbiA family prenyltransferase, with amino-acid sequence MTLIRKIYRVFRLSEWWEYKIVPVLAIAYATCIQLDISIFSNISWILFLLVSIIVGAIYVSTINDITDMEDDLRCGKENRMAKIQPKYRFIAPLVCLLAGCFFAYQMSVDLISLILYILPWIVYSLYSFKPFRLKERGFWGVLADALGAHVFISLLIVSSLSFKNNALIDWTWFTLVGGWSLTFGIRGILWHQFHDRENDLESGTRTFATARKPDEIKRIEFVLLFLELPLFIGMSFKIQPMLILPILLLYFLFVLLRHKCLGYKPVIIINPKNSPLQILMIDFYLVFFPLGLLVFSGFNHGNFWILLGHLFLFNSKLRKVILDSYHILVSNKRYFMSSP; translated from the coding sequence ATGACTCTGATTCGTAAAATATACCGCGTATTTCGTCTGTCTGAATGGTGGGAGTATAAGATTGTACCCGTTTTAGCTATTGCGTACGCCACTTGCATTCAGCTTGACATCTCGATTTTTAGTAATATTTCATGGATATTATTCCTCTTGGTATCGATTATTGTAGGTGCCATTTATGTTAGTACAATTAATGATATCACCGACATGGAAGATGATCTAAGGTGTGGAAAGGAGAACCGCATGGCTAAAATACAGCCAAAATACCGCTTCATTGCCCCACTGGTATGTTTGCTAGCCGGTTGCTTTTTTGCTTATCAAATGTCGGTTGATCTGATATCCCTTATACTCTATATTCTACCCTGGATCGTATACAGTCTCTATTCTTTTAAACCTTTTCGTCTTAAAGAACGAGGTTTTTGGGGTGTTTTAGCAGATGCGTTGGGCGCCCATGTGTTTATAAGTCTCCTGATCGTCAGCAGCCTTAGTTTTAAGAACAACGCACTCATCGACTGGACTTGGTTCACCTTAGTTGGCGGCTGGTCATTAACATTCGGCATCCGCGGAATACTTTGGCATCAGTTTCACGATCGGGAAAACGATTTAGAATCAGGAACAAGAACCTTTGCGACAGCACGAAAACCCGATGAAATAAAACGCATTGAATTTGTTCTCCTTTTTTTAGAGCTGCCTTTATTTATAGGTATGTCATTTAAGATACAACCGATGCTGATATTACCTATACTGCTCTTGTATTTTCTATTTGTGTTACTCCGCCATAAATGCTTAGGCTATAAACCGGTAATTATCATCAACCCGAAGAATTCACCCTTACAGATCTTAATGATTGACTTCTATCTTGTATTTTTCCCTCTGGGCTTGCTTGTTTTTTCAGGGTTCAATCACGGCAATTTTTGGATATTATTGGGTCATCTGTTTTTGTTCAATAGTAAACTCCGAAAGGTCATCCTCGATTCGTATCATATTTTAGTATCCAATAAGCGATATTTTATGTCATCTCCTTAA
- a CDS encoding prenyltransferase/squalene oxidase repeat-containing protein, with amino-acid sequence MLGISKAPLREKLSPETNISKAIDRGLSYLVSHQFPNGEFCTYYSPDDPMKEWCVPDSTVFPTSIIANTLLILQERQEVKTIYSKTIPFLIYQRMRYGTWQHFTKWHKLFPISPPDVDNTIFAYSFLKSQNTDSPDPSQLILANHNRNGVLYTWFALRMKKNGNSQYWNLILRELKRPIKTLAFWQINDCRRNDVDLGVNLNVLSFLGKRKATEPIIEFISKQIVQKDVIKTDGWYRSPIILYYLFSRNAKHKIDAFINIYPLIIENILDHYKPDKGFNDTILETALAISSLINLGYRGVEIEEGISFLLRSQAENGEWARSIFFYSGPKQVVGWGSEELTTGFCLEALALYDKLMKYDSDS; translated from the coding sequence ATGTTAGGGATCAGCAAAGCACCGTTACGAGAGAAGTTGTCGCCGGAAACTAATATTTCCAAAGCTATAGACAGGGGCCTGTCATATTTGGTAAGCCATCAATTTCCAAACGGTGAATTTTGCACATATTATTCGCCTGATGACCCAATGAAGGAATGGTGTGTGCCTGATAGTACGGTTTTCCCCACATCCATCATTGCAAATACACTTCTTATACTTCAGGAACGTCAAGAGGTAAAAACCATCTACAGCAAAACAATTCCTTTTCTGATTTATCAGAGAATGCGATACGGTACCTGGCAGCATTTCACCAAATGGCACAAATTATTCCCGATTTCTCCACCTGATGTCGATAACACCATCTTCGCATATAGCTTTCTGAAGTCACAAAACACGGATAGCCCTGATCCTTCTCAACTCATATTAGCCAATCATAACCGAAACGGGGTCTTATACACTTGGTTTGCGCTTCGAATGAAAAAAAATGGCAATTCTCAGTACTGGAATTTGATCTTACGAGAATTGAAACGCCCAATAAAGACGCTTGCCTTCTGGCAAATTAATGACTGTAGACGAAATGACGTTGATCTGGGAGTAAATCTGAATGTTCTGTCTTTTCTGGGTAAACGCAAAGCGACCGAGCCGATTATCGAATTCATCAGCAAACAAATCGTCCAAAAGGATGTCATCAAAACCGATGGCTGGTACCGTAGCCCTATTATTCTCTACTATTTATTTTCCCGCAATGCGAAACATAAAATCGACGCCTTCATCAATATATACCCGCTTATCATCGAAAATATCCTGGATCATTACAAACCCGATAAAGGCTTTAACGATACGATTCTTGAAACTGCATTAGCTATTAGCTCACTTATAAACCTAGGTTACAGAGGTGTCGAGATAGAAGAAGGAATATCTTTTCTATTACGATCTCAAGCTGAAAATGGAGAATGGGCGCGTTCCATATTTTTTTACAGTGGACCAAAACAAGTTGTTGGTTGGGGGTCAGAAGAGTTAACCACAGGCTTTTGCCTGGAGGCCCTTGCCCTCTACGATAAACTCATGAAATATGACTCTGATTCGTAA